A stretch of Labrus mixtus chromosome 7, fLabMix1.1, whole genome shotgun sequence DNA encodes these proteins:
- the LOC132978132 gene encoding dual specificity calcium/calmodulin-dependent 3',5'-cyclic nucleotide phosphodiesterase 1B-like, whose protein sequence is MTPTCRIHRAADRHLSPMARRTTLKRARLECGMAELVRIRKKRLQIPISRLRSMLKLLEESDVDFEEIKKNLDFTASLLEGIYLDGTRQCLETEDDLQQLQSDGVPSEVTDWLASTFTQRVRRPVRRSDEKPKFRSIVHAVQAGIFVERMFKRAYTATMPDQPALVVNCLRDVDRWSFDVFALNAASSDHALQTLFFELITRYGLNSRFKIPISCLTEFLCALERGYCKHNNPYHSHVHAADVTQTLHCLLLRSGLVHWLTELEVMASLFAAAIHDYEHTGTTNNFHIHTKSDFALIYNDRSVQESHHLSAAFRLLQDDQMNIFVNLTREEMMELRSLVIDMVLSTDMSSHLLQVKAMKSCLQQQERIDKPKALSLLLHTADISHPSKPWALHSRWTKALMEEFFRQGDREAELGLPFSPLCDRNSTLVAESQIGFIDFILYPTFSLLTDMAEKIVIPLVEENPGPPDPCNRHSNLWKESSRGLQWSLAHLTAELVSFRSTWTRHTEDNKLKWKESGSNGFSEQSVTKEQRSRQEELSDKSPQDFATDTKQKTGL, encoded by the exons ACTGAGGAGCATGCtgaagctgctggaggagagcgatGTCGACTTTGAAGAAATCAAAAAGAATCTGGATTTCACTGCGTCGTTACTGGAGGGAATATACCTTGATGGAACAag GCAGTGTTTGGAGACTGAGGATGACCTTCAGCAGCTGCAGTCGGATGGGGTGCCTTCAGAGGTCACTGATTGGCTGGCTTCCACCTTTACACAGAGGGTGAGACGACCTGTGCGGCGTTCAGACGAGAAACCAAAGTTTCGCAGCATTGTGCACGCTGTGCAGGCTGGGATATTTGTGGAGAG GATGTTCAAGAGGGCCTACACAGCCACCATGCCAGACCAACCTGCACTGGTCGTAAACTGCCTCAGG GATGTTGATCGTTggagttttgatgtttttgcttTGAACGCAGCCAGCTCGGATCACGCACTACAAACTCTGTTCTTCGAGCTGATCACCAGATACGGGCTCAACAGCCGTTTCAAG ATCCCCATCTCATGCTTGACAGAGTTCCTGTGTGCTCTGGAGAGAGGAtactgcaaacacaacaacccGTACCACAGCCACGTTCATGCTGCTGACGTGACTCAGACACTGCACTGCCTGCTGCTGCGCTCAGGACTTGTG CACTGGCTGACTGAGCTGGAGGTGATGGCATCATTATTCGCTGCAGCCATCCATGACTATGAGCATACAGGAACCACAAACAactttcacattcacacaaa GTCGGATTTTGCTCTGATCTACAATGATCGCTCGGTGCAGGAGAGTCATCACCTGAGTGCAGCGTTTCGCCTCCTTCAGGACGATCAAATGAACATCTTCGTCAACCTCACCAGAGAGGAAATGAT GGAGCTGAGATCTCTGGTCATAGACATGGTGTTGTCCACAGACATGTCCTCCCACCTCCTGCAAGTCAAAGCCATGAAATCCTGCCTACAGCAACAAGAACG GATTGACAAGCCCAaagctctgtctctgctgcttcaCACGGCCGACATCAGTCATCCATCCAAACCCTGGGCTCTGCACTCTCGTTGGACCAAAGCCCTGATGGAGGAGTTCTTCAGGCAG GGCGATAGAGAGGCGGAGCTCGGCCTgcccttctctcctctgtgtgatCGAAACAGCACGCTGGTAGCCGAGTCCCAAATAG gctTCATTGATTTTATTCTGTATCCCACATTCTCTTTGTTGACTGACATGGCTGAAAAGATTGTGATTCCTTTGGTGGAGGAGAACCCAGGTCCACCTGATCCCTGCAACAGACACAG TAATCTGTGGAAGGAGAGCTCCCGAGGTCTGCAGTGGAGTCTTGCTCATCTCACCGCTGAGCTGGTCAGTTTCCGCTCCACCTGGACGAGACACACTGAAGACAACAAGCTCAAATGGAAAGAAAGCGGCTCTAATG GATTTTCAGAGCAAAGTGtgacaaaagagcagagatcCAGACAAGAGGAGCTGTCAGATAAATCACCACAGGACTTCGCTACagatacaaaacagaaaactggACTTTAA